In one window of Prosthecobacter fusiformis DNA:
- a CDS encoding ROK family protein, producing MRQKTSDLRQLLASTILHVRSGRATSRTGLARSLEISASTVGIYVDQLIATGHLDESGLEHGSMGRPKRRIQVSGSLGWFAGVEFTASRVQLIGLDFSGKMIEMEEIRLPEDPSIAEVKEIICAGLTRWQSKQALPLLGIGVGAPGLVNSQEGISLRYAFVRGWENVPVRDLLVQKFGVPVMVENNLRAIALAERWFGSHREESNYVVVGARSGFGIACVQGGVLIHGANHAAGEVGLWPWPLAGECTRGELHHWLNAPMAYRRLAGISETAPVPEDLYTAMSSLVNDRGTLWDEVVMDYARVLGCVQLLMDPSVCLLHGPLTALGDRFCQAIMDASLKIAPALGDLRLQLVRSQLGDNAGALGAASLAMETWMPTFI from the coding sequence ATGCGCCAAAAAACTTCGGACCTTCGTCAGCTTCTTGCCTCCACCATACTGCATGTGAGGAGCGGCCGGGCGACTTCCCGGACGGGTCTGGCGCGCTCGCTGGAGATCTCTGCTTCCACCGTAGGGATCTATGTGGATCAGCTCATCGCCACGGGGCATCTGGATGAATCTGGCCTGGAGCACGGCTCCATGGGAAGGCCCAAGAGGCGGATTCAAGTCAGCGGCTCTCTCGGTTGGTTTGCCGGCGTGGAGTTCACAGCAAGCCGCGTCCAGCTCATCGGGCTGGATTTCTCCGGAAAGATGATTGAGATGGAAGAGATCAGGCTTCCTGAGGATCCTTCCATCGCCGAGGTTAAGGAGATCATTTGTGCCGGGCTGACCCGTTGGCAGAGCAAGCAAGCCCTGCCGCTCCTCGGTATCGGTGTCGGTGCGCCTGGGCTGGTGAATTCTCAGGAGGGTATCTCCCTGCGCTACGCCTTTGTCCGTGGTTGGGAAAATGTTCCGGTCCGGGATCTTCTGGTTCAAAAGTTCGGTGTGCCGGTGATGGTGGAAAATAACCTGCGAGCCATCGCCCTGGCTGAGCGTTGGTTTGGCAGTCACCGGGAGGAGAGCAACTATGTGGTTGTGGGGGCGCGCAGCGGGTTCGGCATCGCCTGTGTCCAGGGAGGAGTTCTTATCCATGGCGCAAATCATGCGGCTGGCGAGGTAGGGCTATGGCCATGGCCGCTGGCAGGAGAATGCACGCGGGGGGAGCTGCATCACTGGCTGAATGCGCCGATGGCTTATCGTCGGCTGGCAGGCATCAGTGAAACGGCCCCGGTGCCTGAAGATCTATACACAGCCATGTCAAGCCTGGTGAATGACCGGGGAACCTTGTGGGATGAAGTGGTGATGGATTATGCCCGTGTGCTCGGCTGTGTGCAGTTGTTGATGGATCCGAGTGTGTGCCTGCTGCACGGCCCGCTGACTGCTTTGGGTGACCGCTTTTGTCAGGCCATCATGGATGCTTCGCTGAAGATCGCCCCGGCTTTGGGGGATCTGCGTCTGCAATTGGTGCGCTCTCAGTTAGGGGATAATGCCGGGGCGCTAGGGGCAGCCAGCCTGGCCATGGAAACGTGGATGCCGACCTTTATTTGA
- a CDS encoding ATP-binding cassette domain-containing protein, which produces MLEAINVGLEVDAPPGSEQESLYLLREVSLSVPQGHLMAIVGPSGCGKTTLLKVIAGILEQTDGALKWEERDLKEEEDLHPGELGYVPQFSVAHDLLTVEECVASSMALRTQLPGTDDFEPKLDHILSITGLTDLADRRVKVLSGGQKRRLGLALELVTNPCLLLCDEVTSGLDPKSEHEITELLRVLARENKRRVVINVTHSLASLEAFDSVLVMYQGHLVYHGPPKLLTHYFTVEHPEDVYRRLTMREAQAWHESWQKKRSYYEAMLLEKKDEEEPGADAAKTASEEDEETASDGKKDEHHPLASEELPGLFSQVFTLLSRRWTIFRRDRGQVWLHLAMLIGFPLLVVIFALDGIKPLKQLNQRQDSDIVYEMQRQAQHQLDQLQAGSIVSGLIMLQVVLVTLMASNNAAREIAGERLILEREKLGGLSTLAYVISKVLFLGVFVLAQSIWMGVFVDMVVGGLPGDLIVKLALLVLASAAMTSVCLGISALSRTPEKATILSIYLVGFQLPLSGAVLTLPDWLEGAVNPFIAAFWSWSGSLRSMSDTSFYDAVKQVTETSLVTPELAGFVLLAHVIIGLCMTYVGSKGSQWE; this is translated from the coding sequence ATGCTCGAAGCAATCAACGTTGGTCTCGAAGTGGATGCCCCTCCTGGCTCGGAGCAGGAAAGTCTTTACCTGCTGCGCGAGGTGAGTCTGAGCGTGCCCCAGGGGCATCTGATGGCCATCGTCGGACCTTCCGGGTGTGGCAAGACGACGCTGCTGAAGGTCATTGCAGGTATTCTGGAACAGACAGACGGAGCCCTGAAATGGGAGGAAAGAGACCTCAAGGAGGAAGAGGATCTGCATCCGGGGGAGCTGGGGTATGTCCCTCAATTCAGCGTGGCGCATGATCTGCTGACGGTGGAAGAATGCGTGGCCAGCAGCATGGCCCTGCGCACCCAGCTTCCCGGCACGGATGACTTTGAACCGAAGCTGGATCACATCCTGTCCATCACCGGGCTGACGGACTTGGCGGATCGCCGGGTGAAGGTGCTTTCCGGGGGGCAAAAACGACGTCTGGGGCTTGCCTTGGAACTGGTCACCAATCCATGCTTGCTGCTTTGCGATGAAGTCACCAGCGGGCTTGATCCCAAGTCTGAGCATGAGATCACGGAGCTGCTGCGTGTGCTGGCCCGGGAAAACAAAAGGCGGGTGGTCATCAATGTCACCCACAGTCTGGCCAGCCTGGAGGCCTTTGACAGTGTGCTGGTCATGTATCAGGGCCATCTAGTTTATCATGGTCCGCCGAAGCTGCTCACCCATTACTTTACGGTGGAGCATCCAGAGGATGTGTATCGCCGCCTGACCATGCGAGAGGCACAGGCATGGCATGAATCCTGGCAGAAGAAGCGCAGCTATTACGAGGCGATGCTTTTGGAAAAAAAGGATGAGGAAGAGCCTGGGGCCGATGCAGCGAAGACCGCATCCGAAGAAGACGAAGAAACGGCCAGTGACGGTAAAAAGGATGAGCATCATCCTCTGGCCTCCGAAGAACTGCCGGGCCTTTTCAGCCAGGTCTTCACCCTGCTCTCCCGGCGTTGGACCATCTTCCGGCGGGACAGAGGCCAAGTATGGCTGCATCTGGCCATGCTCATCGGTTTTCCTCTGCTTGTTGTTATCTTCGCTCTGGACGGCATTAAGCCGCTGAAGCAGCTCAACCAGCGGCAGGACAGTGACATCGTTTACGAAATGCAGCGGCAGGCGCAGCATCAACTGGACCAGCTTCAGGCTGGCAGCATTGTCAGCGGGCTCATCATGCTGCAAGTTGTGCTCGTCACGCTCATGGCTAGCAACAACGCGGCGCGTGAGATCGCTGGAGAGCGGCTGATCCTTGAGCGTGAGAAACTGGGGGGGCTTAGCACGCTGGCGTATGTGATCAGCAAGGTGCTCTTTCTCGGTGTGTTTGTCCTGGCCCAGAGCATCTGGATGGGTGTTTTTGTGGACATGGTCGTCGGCGGTCTGCCGGGGGATCTGATCGTGAAGCTGGCCCTTCTGGTGCTGGCCTCCGCTGCCATGACCAGCGTCTGCCTGGGCATCAGTGCGCTGAGCCGCACGCCGGAAAAGGCTACCATTTTGAGCATCTACCTTGTCGGTTTTCAGCTCCCACTTTCCGGGGCTGTGCTGACTCTCCCCGACTGGCTGGAAGGTGCTGTGAATCCTTTCATCGCCGCCTTCTGGTCCTGGTCCGGCAGCCTCCGCAGCATGAGCGACACCTCCTTTTACGATGCCGTGAAACAAGTCACTGAGACATCCCTGGTCACGCCGGAGCTGGCCGGTTTTGTCCTGCTCGCCCATGTCATCATCGGTCTGTGCATGACTTATGTGGGCAGCAAGGGCAGCCAGTGGGAGTGA
- a CDS encoding class I SAM-dependent methyltransferase: MQQRDIQPELLESLPHDHPDALRSRQDLLQVNGIMGNHRWIARMLRRHAAPGWKITEIGAGDGALSLQLAEKGLCRAQDLHAFDLAPRPASWPPAAAWTQGDLFAHPMPPSQVLIANLFLHHFQPAQLSLLGSRIPPEAKLILAAEPARYRIHTFLGRFFCILAELHPVTRYDMQVSIRAGFRSQELPHSLGLKNNWEITIHETLFGGYRMMALRS, from the coding sequence ATGCAGCAGCGCGACATCCAGCCGGAACTCCTGGAGTCCCTCCCTCACGATCACCCCGATGCCCTCCGCAGTCGGCAGGACCTGCTGCAGGTCAATGGCATCATGGGCAACCATCGCTGGATCGCCCGCATGCTCCGCCGTCATGCCGCCCCAGGCTGGAAAATCACCGAGATCGGCGCCGGGGACGGAGCCCTCTCCCTGCAGCTGGCCGAAAAAGGACTCTGCCGCGCCCAGGACCTCCACGCCTTCGACCTCGCCCCACGCCCCGCCTCCTGGCCACCCGCAGCCGCCTGGACCCAGGGGGATCTCTTCGCCCATCCCATGCCTCCATCGCAGGTCCTCATCGCCAATCTTTTCCTGCACCACTTCCAGCCAGCCCAGCTCAGCCTGTTAGGCAGCCGCATCCCGCCTGAGGCAAAACTGATCCTTGCCGCAGAGCCCGCCCGTTACCGCATCCATACCTTCCTAGGCCGGTTTTTTTGCATCCTCGCAGAGCTTCATCCCGTCACCCGTTACGACATGCAAGTCAGCATCCGCGCCGGCTTTCGCAGCCAAGAGCTCCCCCATTCCCTAGGCCTCAAAAACAACTGGGAAATCACCATTCACGAGACCCTCTTCGGCGGCTATCGCATGATGGCCCTACGCAGTTAG
- a CDS encoding GDSL-type esterase/lipase family protein, with amino-acid sequence MRFLIFALSLVSCVLAPAQSGPRVILAGDSTVANYPKPPKDRPNMAGWGQMLSEFLPQATVINHARSGASTKSFRSLGLWDKVIAEKPDYVLIQFGHNDQPGKGERTTDPKGEYRDNLRQFINEVRAAGGKPVLVTSVARRVYVDGQLTSTLGPYVEAMKAVGAETQVPVIDLHDRSFAFFRQMGEKFGVAYGASETDRTHFNKEGARMMARLVAEGLVREVPEIREQVQLLPQPPAGLPYQVKLETVTSGYDGKTCWVHPRAGAIPGPTPTVVMTMQKLLLTGSDIFFALNDVRTDDLGKTWSKITPYDETLGRRNKPDGIIVAACDFTPKWHAKSGKLLGTGHTVHYQNDKVMHDQRRGTSYAVYDEKARTWSAWATLEMPDEAKFFNSGAGCVQRFDLENGDILLPVYFKGQGEKYYSVTVLRCSFDGQTLKYLGQGNDVKLASGRGVYEPSLTRYQGKFYLTLRNDTAAYVTTSDDGLHFGPIQPWQFEDGSELGNYNTQQHWVSHNKGLYLVYNRRGLNNDHIVRHRAPLVMAQVNPETLKVIRATERILVPERGVRLGNFAITEVSENETWVTVAEWMQNMSPNYIVTPDNAFGADNSVYAARILWKE; translated from the coding sequence ATGCGTTTTCTGATTTTTGCTCTGTCTCTCGTATCCTGTGTCCTGGCCCCCGCCCAGAGCGGGCCGCGTGTGATCCTGGCAGGTGATTCTACCGTGGCCAATTACCCTAAACCGCCAAAGGACCGGCCCAACATGGCAGGCTGGGGGCAGATGCTGAGTGAATTTTTGCCACAGGCCACAGTGATCAATCATGCTCGCAGCGGTGCCAGCACGAAAAGCTTTCGCAGCCTGGGGCTGTGGGACAAGGTCATCGCCGAAAAGCCAGACTACGTGCTGATCCAGTTTGGCCACAATGACCAGCCCGGCAAAGGTGAGCGCACCACGGACCCGAAAGGTGAGTATCGGGATAACTTGCGCCAGTTCATCAACGAGGTGCGAGCGGCAGGTGGCAAGCCGGTGCTGGTGACCTCCGTCGCGCGCCGGGTTTATGTGGATGGCCAACTGACCTCCACGCTCGGTCCCTATGTGGAGGCGATGAAGGCCGTGGGCGCAGAAACACAGGTTCCAGTCATTGATCTGCATGATCGCAGCTTCGCTTTCTTCCGCCAAATGGGAGAGAAATTCGGCGTGGCCTACGGTGCCTCCGAGACGGACCGCACCCATTTTAACAAAGAAGGCGCCCGCATGATGGCACGTCTGGTGGCTGAAGGGCTGGTGCGTGAAGTGCCTGAAATCCGCGAGCAGGTACAACTGCTGCCGCAACCGCCCGCAGGTCTGCCTTATCAAGTGAAGCTGGAGACGGTGACCAGCGGCTATGATGGCAAAACTTGCTGGGTGCATCCCCGCGCCGGAGCCATCCCCGGACCCACGCCGACCGTGGTGATGACGATGCAAAAACTGCTGCTCACTGGCAGCGACATCTTCTTTGCCCTCAATGATGTGCGCACCGATGACCTGGGCAAAACCTGGAGCAAGATCACCCCGTATGATGAGACACTGGGCCGACGCAACAAGCCCGATGGGATCATCGTCGCCGCCTGTGATTTCACTCCCAAATGGCATGCCAAGAGCGGCAAGCTGCTGGGCACAGGCCACACAGTGCATTATCAAAATGACAAAGTGATGCATGACCAGAGGCGCGGCACCAGCTACGCCGTCTATGACGAAAAGGCCCGTACCTGGTCCGCCTGGGCCACACTGGAGATGCCCGATGAAGCTAAGTTTTTCAACTCAGGAGCAGGCTGCGTGCAGCGCTTTGACCTGGAGAATGGCGACATCCTGCTTCCTGTTTACTTCAAAGGACAAGGGGAGAAATATTACAGTGTCACCGTGCTGCGCTGCTCCTTTGACGGACAGACACTGAAGTATCTGGGCCAGGGCAATGATGTGAAGCTGGCGTCTGGGCGTGGAGTCTATGAACCCTCGCTCACCCGTTACCAGGGCAAGTTTTACCTGACTCTCCGCAACGACACCGCTGCATATGTCACCACCAGCGATGACGGCCTGCACTTCGGCCCCATCCAGCCCTGGCAGTTCGAGGACGGCAGTGAACTGGGCAACTACAACACGCAGCAGCACTGGGTCTCGCATAACAAAGGATTGTATCTCGTCTATAACCGCAGGGGGCTGAACAATGATCATATTGTGCGTCATCGTGCGCCTCTGGTCATGGCCCAGGTGAATCCAGAAACCCTGAAAGTCATCCGCGCCACCGAGCGCATTCTAGTGCCCGAGCGCGGCGTGCGCCTGGGCAATTTCGCCATCACCGAAGTGAGTGAAAACGAGACCTGGGTGACTGTAGCCGAGTGGATGCAAAACATGTCCCCGAACTATATCGTCACGCCCGACAATGCCTTCGGTGCGGACAACAGCGTGTATGCAGCGCGGATCTTGTGGAAGGAGTGA
- a CDS encoding MlaE family ABC transporter permease, protein MDVLLGFLALPGRAFLNYLGYLGQLGALMGELWESLTKGTLRLRLMAEQMVMIGYGSQAVVLVTGAFTGAVFTAQSYFKFKDFGIESTVGGIVSVSLCRELGPVLAGLMVTGRVGASMAAEIGTLKVSEQIDALRVMGAHPVDYLVLPRFLAMVISMPLLIAECIVLGLVASVLVATCVFEIPFAWFWEHVRDHTNLEDLSFGMIKGFVFGILIVVISCHQGLIASNGAVGVGLGTTRAVVYSSLALLVANFFLTMFLNYFFPLGTAL, encoded by the coding sequence ATGGATGTACTGCTTGGATTCCTGGCTCTACCTGGACGCGCTTTTTTAAACTACCTGGGCTACTTGGGACAGTTGGGGGCGCTGATGGGAGAATTGTGGGAGTCATTGACGAAAGGCACCCTGCGCCTGCGCTTGATGGCAGAGCAGATGGTCATGATCGGCTACGGTTCCCAGGCGGTGGTGCTGGTGACCGGGGCCTTTACCGGGGCTGTTTTTACCGCCCAGTCTTATTTCAAATTCAAGGATTTCGGCATCGAGTCCACGGTGGGTGGCATAGTCAGCGTCTCTCTCTGCCGGGAACTTGGTCCTGTGCTGGCCGGCCTCATGGTCACAGGCCGTGTGGGAGCCTCTATGGCGGCGGAGATTGGTACGCTCAAGGTCAGCGAGCAGATCGACGCGCTGCGTGTCATGGGCGCGCATCCGGTGGATTACCTCGTCCTGCCACGGTTTCTAGCCATGGTCATCTCCATGCCTCTGCTCATTGCAGAGTGCATCGTTTTAGGTCTCGTCGCCTCAGTTCTTGTGGCCACCTGTGTTTTTGAGATCCCCTTTGCTTGGTTTTGGGAACATGTGCGTGACCATACCAACCTGGAAGACCTCAGCTTTGGCATGATCAAAGGTTTCGTCTTTGGCATCCTCATCGTCGTTATCTCATGTCACCAGGGACTCATCGCCTCCAATGGCGCGGTCGGCGTCGGCCTGGGCACGACCCGTGCCGTGGTTTATTCCTCCCTGGCCCTGCTCGTAGCCAATTTTTTCCTCACCATGTTCCTCAATTACTTCTTCCCCCTGGGGACTGCCTTGTGA
- a CDS encoding ABC transporter ATP-binding protein, protein MKETAATPEVPFIRITGLRKTFGTQKTLQGVDLTIKHGETLVLIGPSGEGKSVLLKHIIGLLHPDEGRVELDGVDLCSLNERKLVKFRRRMGYLFQNAALFDSLTVAENVAFPLKEAGVTDRSDIDQQVHEALELVELVEHKNKMPINLSGGMRKRVGIARAIICRPECVLYDEPTAGLDPIVTDVIDQMIIRLQKRFRVTSIVITHDMSSVFKIADRVAMLKNGVISFLGTPDELRQSPNPDIQNFIGGHSGLRA, encoded by the coding sequence ATGAAAGAGACTGCTGCCACACCTGAAGTCCCCTTCATCCGCATCACGGGGCTGAGGAAGACCTTTGGTACCCAGAAGACCCTTCAGGGCGTGGATCTGACCATCAAGCATGGGGAAACGCTCGTCCTCATTGGCCCCAGCGGTGAGGGCAAAAGCGTACTGCTGAAGCACATCATCGGTCTTCTTCATCCTGACGAGGGGCGCGTGGAACTGGACGGGGTGGACCTTTGCAGCCTCAATGAACGCAAGCTGGTGAAATTCCGCCGTCGCATGGGATACCTTTTCCAAAACGCCGCCCTTTTTGACAGCCTCACCGTCGCGGAAAACGTGGCCTTCCCCCTCAAAGAAGCCGGCGTCACAGACCGTAGCGACATCGACCAGCAAGTGCATGAGGCCCTCGAACTCGTTGAACTGGTCGAGCACAAAAACAAGATGCCCATCAATCTCTCCGGCGGCATGCGCAAGCGTGTCGGCATCGCCCGCGCCATCATCTGTCGGCCTGAGTGTGTGCTCTATGATGAACCCACCGCCGGCCTGGACCCCATCGTCACCGACGTCATCGACCAGATGATCATCCGCCTCCAAAAACGCTTCCGCGTGACTAGCATCGTCATCACGCATGACATGAGCAGCGTCTTCAAGATCGCCGACCGTGTGGCCATGCTGAAAAATGGCGTCATTTCATTCCTGGGCACTCCGGACGAACTTCGCCAGTCTCCCAATCCTGACATTCAAAATTTCATCGGCGGCCACTCTGGCCTGCGTGCATAG
- a CDS encoding MlaD family protein produces the protein MNKDRKTEILVGLFLFIGLLMLGGIILEFGSLRTLFRDTYHLKVAFPNASGIKEGSPVFLGGSKVGKVIKHPELNETFSGVVMTLEIFDSVDIPLDATFGIGSKGLMGDALVEIKPSGLLSNEFLPHDYSVVIEGSKSGGLSDLQGQAEVVAKKVDLVLDDVRTALVDVKAAMEKVNKGALSDTTITDFKESMQHLNKTMTRVDENVLGDENAANLKTAIADIKEAAASFKTSAKNVETTTEKLGPMIEKLDPVIAKADKAMATADESLKSIKTAADSFSVAARNITSGKGLLGALMNDPELKNEFKDLISNLKRNGVIFYRNSADKERVREEAPPQSPFRR, from the coding sequence ATGAACAAAGATCGTAAAACAGAAATCCTGGTCGGCCTTTTCCTTTTCATCGGCCTGTTGATGCTGGGGGGCATCATCCTGGAATTTGGCAGCCTGCGCACCCTTTTCCGTGACACTTATCATCTGAAGGTAGCCTTCCCAAACGCCTCCGGCATCAAGGAAGGATCTCCCGTTTTCCTCGGTGGATCTAAGGTGGGAAAGGTCATCAAACACCCGGAACTTAACGAAACCTTCTCCGGTGTGGTCATGACCCTGGAGATCTTCGACAGTGTGGACATCCCCCTGGATGCCACCTTCGGCATCGGCTCCAAAGGTCTCATGGGAGATGCTCTGGTGGAGATCAAACCCAGTGGCCTCCTTTCCAATGAATTCCTGCCGCATGATTACAGTGTGGTGATTGAAGGCTCGAAATCCGGCGGCCTGTCAGATCTCCAGGGTCAGGCCGAAGTCGTGGCCAAAAAAGTGGACCTCGTCCTCGACGATGTCCGCACGGCCCTGGTGGATGTGAAAGCAGCCATGGAAAAGGTGAACAAAGGTGCCCTCTCAGACACCACCATCACCGACTTCAAGGAGAGCATGCAGCACCTGAACAAGACCATGACCCGGGTGGATGAAAACGTGCTGGGGGATGAAAATGCCGCCAATCTCAAAACTGCCATCGCTGATATCAAGGAGGCCGCTGCCAGCTTCAAGACCTCCGCCAAAAATGTCGAGACCACCACGGAGAAGCTCGGCCCCATGATCGAGAAACTGGACCCCGTCATCGCCAAAGCAGACAAAGCCATGGCCACGGCAGATGAATCCCTGAAATCCATCAAGACCGCCGCAGACAGCTTCTCTGTCGCCGCCCGCAATATCACCTCCGGTAAAGGTCTCCTCGGTGCCCTGATGAATGATCCGGAACTGAAAAACGAATTTAAAGACCTCATCTCCAACCTGAAGCGCAACGGCGTCATCTTTTACCGCAACAGCGCAGATAAAGAACGCGTCCGCGAAGAGGCTCCCCCTCAGTCACCCTTCCGCCGCTAG
- a CDS encoding OmpA family protein produces MANVPQSSTWSSTPRSSFRSREDWSLKWWTMFALILSFLLHGFLYVSFDKISRLMGHSVPQGKVAEKVPERMKIDPKLLQEQKAIQEIPEILAPGDQPDIKSFEPDLDNFDKAQMIPENQEIDLTPNVKEVTNFIRANEMGDDRTPGGKMPEMAALLAPQAIATPDLAEEMSRMRRDVLSRPVSEKQMLLDSGGLDPADSGKVDMNLLDQVKAQGDGDGAGKRVKGFSNLDDLLGGGGSMGGSTAPILMPTDLLFEYGSDQLAEGARLSLMKLGFLIQKNPNSLFIIEGHTDSFGGDDFNLQLSLRRANAVVAWLQNSLRLGTDRIQAAGMGKSKPLVSTAGSVEEQGLNRRVEIKVRQRN; encoded by the coding sequence ATGGCTAACGTCCCTCAATCCTCCACCTGGAGCAGCACACCCCGCTCCTCATTCCGGTCCCGTGAGGACTGGAGCCTGAAGTGGTGGACCATGTTTGCCCTGATTCTGTCTTTCTTACTGCACGGGTTCCTTTACGTCAGTTTTGACAAAATCAGCCGCTTGATGGGGCACAGCGTTCCGCAGGGAAAGGTGGCCGAAAAGGTGCCTGAGCGGATGAAAATTGACCCTAAACTGCTGCAGGAGCAAAAGGCCATCCAGGAGATCCCGGAGATACTCGCCCCTGGGGATCAGCCGGACATCAAGTCCTTTGAGCCGGATCTGGACAACTTCGACAAGGCGCAAATGATCCCAGAGAACCAGGAGATCGACCTGACACCGAATGTGAAGGAGGTGACCAATTTCATCCGCGCCAATGAGATGGGCGATGACCGGACTCCCGGTGGCAAAATGCCCGAAATGGCGGCACTGCTGGCACCGCAGGCCATCGCCACGCCGGATCTGGCTGAGGAGATGTCCCGCATGCGGCGTGACGTGCTGTCCCGGCCAGTTTCTGAAAAACAGATGCTACTGGATTCAGGCGGGCTGGACCCTGCGGACAGCGGCAAGGTTGACATGAATCTGCTGGATCAGGTGAAGGCGCAGGGTGACGGTGATGGTGCCGGAAAGCGGGTGAAGGGCTTCAGCAATCTGGATGATCTGCTGGGCGGTGGCGGCAGCATGGGTGGCAGTACGGCTCCCATCCTGATGCCGACTGATCTGCTCTTCGAATACGGCAGCGACCAACTGGCTGAAGGGGCCCGACTGAGCCTGATGAAGCTGGGTTTCCTGATCCAGAAGAATCCAAACTCCCTTTTCATCATCGAAGGCCATACAGACAGCTTCGGCGGGGATGACTTCAACCTTCAGCTAAGCCTGCGCCGGGCCAATGCCGTGGTGGCATGGCTGCAAAATTCACTCCGGCTGGGGACGGACCGCATCCAGGCGGCTGGCATGGGCAAAAGCAAACCCCTGGTCAGCACGGCGGGAAGTGTGGAAGAACAAGGCCTAAACCGCCGGGTGGAAATCAAGGTCCGTCAGCGAAATTAA
- a CDS encoding SGNH/GDSL hydrolase family protein, protein MPPFFRPLLLLLGLLCLPLRGAQCVVLGDSLTKEYQVEFPLLFPQNPASWSARNWIEILDEHRHAWFDIGRFSTYYPPDPRLTGHEHNWAFPGAKTTEIAAQLRLYDLFPWSTELDDQLKDSAERVVIFAGGNDVDEYYGPIYNGSSATSYINGTVSNLKAIVNYVRDVKSSLPIVLVSVPHLGCTPDIQRQYPTDPIKTARVTSALDSLNAQLAMFAQSKGIGFAPGVYQLTKDLISSPFRIRGIEFYKEADPDSRARYVFSGDGFHPATSAHAKIAQIVVEAFLTKYPSVQIPPLTDSEILSDVLDLNPNLPFQEWIAAFGLPSGQTGLQDDPDGDGLTNEAEFYIDGSSPAVASPGLFQPSVETAGPVKSLTWTYRLNPLAMEWAPAKLQHSTNLRIWSDVTTEQISANADGSSTVRLPLIDRSFLRVKVEH, encoded by the coding sequence ATGCCCCCCTTTTTTCGTCCGCTGCTCCTGCTGCTGGGCCTGCTCTGCCTGCCCCTGCGGGGAGCGCAGTGCGTGGTCCTGGGGGACAGCCTTACCAAGGAATATCAGGTGGAATTTCCCCTGCTGTTCCCTCAAAATCCTGCTTCCTGGTCTGCTCGCAACTGGATCGAAATCCTCGATGAGCACCGCCATGCCTGGTTTGATATCGGTCGTTTCTCCACCTACTATCCTCCGGATCCACGCCTGACTGGGCATGAGCACAACTGGGCTTTTCCGGGTGCTAAAACAACCGAGATCGCCGCCCAGCTCCGCCTTTACGATCTCTTCCCCTGGTCCACAGAACTGGATGACCAGCTGAAGGATTCCGCCGAGCGCGTCGTCATCTTTGCCGGTGGCAATGACGTGGATGAATACTACGGCCCCATCTACAACGGCAGCAGCGCCACTTCCTACATCAATGGTACCGTCAGCAACCTGAAGGCCATCGTCAATTACGTGCGCGATGTGAAGTCCTCCCTGCCTATTGTGCTCGTCTCCGTGCCGCATCTCGGCTGTACTCCAGACATCCAGCGCCAGTATCCTACGGACCCCATCAAAACCGCGCGCGTCACTTCCGCTCTCGATAGCCTGAATGCCCAATTGGCCATGTTCGCGCAGAGCAAGGGCATCGGTTTTGCGCCCGGCGTATACCAGCTCACCAAGGACCTCATCAGCTCGCCCTTCCGCATTCGCGGCATCGAATTTTATAAAGAGGCCGACCCCGATTCCCGTGCCCGCTACGTCTTTTCTGGAGATGGTTTCCACCCCGCCACCAGTGCCCATGCCAAGATCGCTCAAATAGTCGTCGAAGCCTTCCTCACCAAGTACCCTTCCGTCCAGATTCCACCCCTGACCGATTCAGAAATCCTTTCCGATGTTCTCGATCTGAACCCCAACCTCCCTTTCCAGGAATGGATCGCCGCCTTTGGTCTCCCCAGTGGGCAAACTGGACTTCAGGATGACCCCGATGGCGACGGCCTAACCAACGAAGCTGAATTTTATATCGATGGCTCATCGCCAGCTGTCGCCTCACCAGGCCTCTTCCAGCCTTCTGTGGAAACCGCAGGGCCGGTTAAATCTCTCACCTGGACCTATCGCCTCAACCCCCTCGCCATGGAATGGGCTCCCGCAAAGCTGCAACATTCAACCAACTTGCGCATCTGGTCAGACGTGACTACGGAGCAGATATCTGCCAATGCTGACGGCTCTAGTACCGTGCGCTTACCTCTCATTGACCGGAGCTTTCTCCGGGTAAAAGTGGAGCATTGA